In a genomic window of Tripterygium wilfordii isolate XIE 37 chromosome 8, ASM1340144v1, whole genome shotgun sequence:
- the LOC120003726 gene encoding uncharacterized acetyltransferase At3g50280-like yields MPSPPTEITLISKCTVFPDQKSTLEDLKLSVSDLPMLSCHYIQKGGLFTLPTSLSMESMISNLKRALSQALSQFPPLAGRLKTDSDGYVYITCNDAGVDFIHASANYLYIRHIISPIHVPEEAKCFFAFDRTVSYDGHTKPLMAVQVTELADGVFIGCAVNHAVSDGTSFWNFFNTFAEMSRGIRKISKQPDFRRDSILISPAVLRFPDGPPKVTFDENAPLGERIFSFSRESILKLKHKVNDKKLTDNGGINVVELLGKQSNDTYHSNHNGKVTAILGNWFKNAVSKQQVVYAESYDVSTVEISSFQSLCALLWRAVTRARRLNPSKTTTFRMAVNCRHRLKHKLDPFYFGNAIQSIPTYASAGDVLSRDLRWCAEQLNKTVMAHDDSTVRGFVQDWERSPRCFPLGNFDGASITMGSSPRFPMYDNDFGWGRPLAVRSGRANKFDGKISAFPGREGGGTVDLEVVLAPETLAGIECDAEFMQYVSR; encoded by the coding sequence ATGCCTTCCCCACCAACTGAAATCACTCTGATCTCCAAATGCACTGTCTTCCCGGACCAGAAATCCACTCTGGAAGACCTCAAGCTCTCCGTATCCGACCTCCCTATGCTCTCCTGCCACTACATCCAAAAGGGCGGCCTCTTCACTCTCCCAACTTCTCTATCCATGGAATCCATGATTTCTAATCTCAAGCGCGCCCTGTCTCAGGCGCTCTCTCAATTCCCTCCTCTCGCTGGAAGATTGAAGACCGACTCCGACGGATACGTCTACATCACCTGCAACGACGCCGGCGTTGATTTTATCCATGCCAGTGCAAATTATCTCTATATTCGCCACATAATATCGCCAATTCACGTACCGGAGGAAGCCAAGTGCTTCTTCGCATTTGATAGAACAGTTAGCTATGACGGCCATACCAAACCGCTCATGGCCGTCCAGGTCACGGAGCTAGCCGACGGTGTGTTCATTGGATGCGCGGTGAACCACGCGGTCTCTGACGGAACCTCGTTCTGGAACTTCTTCAACACCTTCGCCGAAATGTCGAGGGGAATCAGGAAAATCTCGAAGCAGCCTGATTTTCGCCGGGACTCGATACTGATATCGCCGGCGGTGTTGAGATTCCCTGACGGCCCCCCGAAGGTGACCTTCGATGAAAACGCGCCTTTAGGGGAACGAATTTTCAGTTTCAGTAGAGAATCGATCTTGAAATTGAAACATAAAGTCAACGATAAGAAACTGACCGATAACGGAGGCATTAACGTCGTCGAATTGCTCGGGAAGCAAAGTAACGACACGTATCATAGCAATCACAACGGCAAGGTAACGGCGATTCTCGGGAACTGGTTCAAGAACGCTGTTTCGAAACAGCAAGTGGTCTACGCTGAGTCATACGATGTGTCAACTGTGGAGATTTCGTCGTTCCAATCGCTCTGTGCGTTGTTGTGGCGAGCGGTGACTCGTGCGAGGAGATTGAACCCATCGAAAACGACGACGTTCAGAATGGCAGTGAATTGCCGGCACAGGTTGAAACACAAGCTTGACCCGTTTTACTTCGGCAACGCGATTCAAAGCATTCCAACTTACGCGTCAGCCGGTGACGTATTGTCACGTGATCTGCGATGGTGCGCGGAACAACTGAACAAGACCGTGATGGCGCACGATGACTCTACCGTACGAGGCTTTGTACAGGATTGGGAGCGCAGCCCGCGGTGCTTCCCGTTAGGAAACTTCGACGGTGCATCAATCACTATGGGTAGCTCTCCGAGATTCCCGATGTACGATAACGATTTCGGGTGGGGCCGACCTTTGGCGGTTAGGAGTGGAAGGGCCAACAAATTCGATGGCAAGATCTCCGCATTTCCAGGGCGGGAAGGCGGTGGCACCGTTGATCTTGAGGTGGTTCTGGCCCCAGAGACGCTAGCTGGGATCGAATGTGATGCGGAGTTCATGCAGTATGTGTCGCGTTAG